A portion of the Leptospira licerasiae serovar Varillal str. VAR 010 genome contains these proteins:
- a CDS encoding NADH ubiquinone oxidoreductase 20 Kd subunit, with translation MKQIQEIINIFRPAKNLNYEKMGPTNPNARGIPVPSSKKGFHLDKSIEKVCPTGGLKVLSSKEVTFDYGACLQCGHCVEASSGQLENSGFVHVYSVNREALKVRYVDGVPAAYEEEVSENVKQFRKITKNTGFQYREVAASGNNATEAEINASFNAVFDSEASMVRVVASPKHSDAVVFAGPVGQNMEIPLQVAWDTTPGPKALIACGTEAVSGGLFQRGKLPKEPDLFIGGDPPRPDVIVSAFRYLMGKKKFSFREELSKFISERRSKS, from the coding sequence ATGAAACAAATCCAAGAAATCATAAACATATTTCGTCCGGCTAAAAATCTAAATTACGAAAAAATGGGGCCTACAAATCCGAATGCGAGAGGTATCCCTGTACCATCTTCTAAGAAAGGTTTCCATCTGGATAAATCGATAGAGAAGGTTTGTCCGACAGGGGGATTAAAAGTATTATCTTCCAAGGAAGTTACTTTCGATTACGGTGCATGTTTGCAGTGCGGTCATTGTGTGGAGGCTTCTTCAGGACAATTGGAAAATTCCGGTTTTGTTCACGTATATTCCGTAAACAGAGAAGCATTAAAAGTACGTTATGTAGATGGAGTTCCGGCTGCATACGAGGAAGAAGTTTCCGAAAACGTAAAACAATTCCGAAAGATCACCAAAAATACTGGCTTCCAATACAGAGAAGTGGCGGCAAGCGGGAATAACGCAACTGAAGCCGAGATAAACGCAAGTTTTAACGCTGTTTTTGACAGCGAAGCAAGTATGGTAAGAGTGGTTGCTTCACCCAAACATTCGGATGCAGTCGTATTTGCAGGTCCAGTCGGGCAAAATATGGAAATTCCTCTGCAAGTCGCCTGGGACACAACTCCAGGACCAAAGGCGCTGATCGCCTGCGGAACCGAAGCTGTTTCAGGCGGATTATTCCAAAGAGGAAAATTGCCTAAAGAACCGGACCTATTCATTGGAGGAGATCCTCCTAGGCCGGATGTAATCGTAAGCGCATTCCGATATTTAATGGGCAAGAAGAAGTTCTCCTTTAGAGAAGAACTTTCTAAATTCATTTCGGAACGACGCTCTAAATCTTAA
- a CDS encoding proton-conducting transporter membrane subunit encodes MNFDILLGIGAGVFVLIFLTYVLAPTKNQTNLLFWSILLIICAAINFAVWIIRDWNEEVTTLQWVLIEATTFVGALLISSSRTVKSFPIAWKFLLINSFGLGIAFLGIILIRSSLHVINQPIEFLAANSSSHPEIIWVEIGLWLAIFGYTAKLGLFPNHVWIEDTYGESPTQVSSLLSSFIPVSVCFALRPFVHLDHQLFPHTFSGADGLLVLGILTIFLSIFAVYDRDDIRRISAKVALFHTGALAVFLWMDLSDTAFLFMMATNLVVKSLLFISMGIVRMDAGKRELHKIIQADSINKPALSLFILALFLAFVMPGSPIFVTDIILIKAGQIGGKAFVILVPILGIVFFGVMLYKLAPLLNIKGRPFSKDHSTILRIRMTNGFFLLLLLLSTGCWGFYLLLQGVL; translated from the coding sequence ATGAACTTCGATATTCTTTTAGGGATCGGAGCAGGAGTCTTCGTCCTAATTTTTCTGACCTACGTTTTAGCTCCTACAAAGAACCAGACCAATTTACTTTTCTGGTCCATACTGCTTATTATCTGTGCCGCGATCAATTTTGCGGTCTGGATCATACGGGATTGGAACGAAGAAGTTACTACATTACAATGGGTCTTGATAGAAGCGACCACCTTCGTAGGTGCGTTACTCATCTCTTCCAGTAGAACAGTAAAATCGTTTCCGATCGCCTGGAAGTTTTTATTGATCAACTCTTTCGGATTAGGTATCGCATTCTTAGGGATCATACTCATCCGTTCTTCTTTGCATGTGATCAATCAGCCTATTGAATTTTTAGCGGCAAATTCTTCCTCACATCCTGAAATCATTTGGGTGGAGATCGGCCTTTGGCTCGCCATCTTCGGATACACCGCTAAACTCGGGCTTTTCCCAAATCATGTTTGGATAGAGGATACGTATGGAGAAAGTCCTACTCAGGTCTCTTCCTTACTTTCCTCGTTCATTCCGGTCTCCGTTTGTTTTGCACTTAGACCTTTCGTTCACCTAGATCATCAACTTTTCCCGCATACTTTCAGTGGCGCGGACGGTTTACTGGTTTTAGGGATATTAACTATTTTCTTAAGTATTTTCGCAGTATATGATCGAGACGATATCAGAAGAATTTCCGCAAAAGTAGCTCTTTTTCATACCGGAGCCTTAGCGGTCTTTCTTTGGATGGACTTAAGCGATACCGCATTCCTTTTCATGATGGCGACTAACTTGGTAGTTAAATCACTTTTATTCATCAGTATGGGGATCGTAAGAATGGATGCAGGAAAAAGAGAGCTTCACAAGATCATACAGGCGGATTCAATCAATAAACCTGCTTTGTCCCTATTCATTCTTGCGCTCTTCTTAGCTTTTGTAATGCCAGGATCGCCGATATTCGTGACGGATATAATTTTGATCAAAGCAGGACAGATAGGCGGGAAAGCGTTCGTGATATTAGTTCCGATCTTAGGGATCGTATTCTTCGGAGTTATGTTATACAAACTTGCACCACTGTTGAATATCAAAGGAAGACCTTTTTCAAAAGATCATTCCACAATTCTTAGGATCAGAATGACCAACGGATTTTTCCTACTTCTACTTCTTCTCAGCACTGGATGCTGGGGATTTTACCTTCTATTACAAGGTGTATTATGA
- a CDS encoding NADH-quinone oxidoreductase subunit H, whose translation MVTATFLFGILIQILAFISLPFLCGGILQKIRAYAQGRKGAPVLQVFYDTVRMIKKSPIDGPFSGFFSESSAIFAFAFGLVLWSLVSFEWASLLLIPFLIGMIRFATVAYAVENGTSFGGMGAARETLLFIFGEPILILVLVVLESNVVFHENFAHISFAILFFLGATLIVLSELAKPPFDDPRTHLELTMVHEAMLLEASGRTRAFFELAHQFKTASLFLLLTKLGLEHVEVFLGVSSVPIWKEIASFGGAILLSALIGYWEANSTRRKWIWIPELLGLNFIFMLILGILLKLGK comes from the coding sequence ATGGTCACAGCTACTTTCTTATTTGGCATTCTGATCCAGATTTTAGCCTTTATATCTCTTCCGTTCTTATGCGGTGGTATTCTCCAAAAGATCAGAGCGTACGCTCAAGGTAGAAAAGGTGCGCCGGTTCTACAGGTGTTTTACGATACCGTTAGAATGATCAAAAAAAGTCCGATAGACGGTCCTTTCTCTGGATTTTTCTCGGAAAGTTCCGCGATATTCGCTTTTGCTTTCGGATTGGTTTTATGGTCTTTGGTCTCGTTCGAATGGGCTTCTTTATTATTGATTCCGTTTTTGATCGGAATGATCCGATTTGCAACCGTGGCGTATGCTGTGGAAAACGGGACTTCTTTCGGTGGAATGGGAGCGGCAAGAGAAACTCTTCTTTTCATTTTCGGCGAACCGATCCTGATCTTAGTGCTCGTAGTATTAGAATCCAACGTAGTATTCCATGAAAACTTCGCACATATTTCTTTTGCGATCCTATTTTTCCTGGGAGCCACATTGATCGTCCTTTCCGAACTCGCCAAACCTCCATTTGACGATCCAAGAACTCACTTAGAGCTTACGATGGTACATGAAGCGATGTTATTAGAAGCTTCCGGAAGAACTAGAGCATTTTTCGAACTGGCTCACCAATTTAAAACGGCTTCTTTGTTCTTACTTCTGACCAAACTAGGATTGGAACATGTTGAAGTTTTTTTAGGTGTGTCTTCCGTTCCCATCTGGAAAGAAATAGCCTCCTTCGGTGGGGCAATTCTTCTTTCGGCCTTAATCGGTTATTGGGAAGCAAATAGTACCAGAAGAAAATGGATCTGGATCCCGGAATTACTAGGATTAAATTTTATCTTCATGCTAATCTTGGGAATTCTTCTGAAGCTAGGTAAATAA
- a CDS encoding proton-conducting transporter membrane subunit yields the protein MTVLAYLSVITSLLAPFLIGNVLGVDFFGKDSSIGLGLSLQAILGSFIAVYVYGYEKERKALVIFGYAIFFLSTGICYLVGKSLWLILFWELSTISAFLLYIGGKWNDASIRSFVALVAAGGIGAFCFTFWIFSNDPRSGLFFLILGLLIKSAFFGVHFWLPEAHAGAPAHASAAYSGLLVNLPLVLFSKFALPLLPGTYYAAVLIPLAGIGVLWAGITALFSREVKKSIAYSTVENMNFLWLSLLLSAYWQASEQESLRMLSKAFAVLFLISLVHHSISKTFQFLFFGYLTKLSGRSGADENTGIGRISGIPTFLAAIGTMSFLAIPGTTGFLSESTFIKLLSAVLEVADTSAALVLPLLILVCTGLAVGAAAHLKLFLGLVLSRPRTNFEDHGKNTTISVSLFLTGALVLISPLIILSLTNYYAVRVEWLDFSWFRGIGILNVIGLVILLSVGLLGLRHKIKERKLWDCGGLFGGSEVAITSSALSDPLAAPLGRYFADKAGNSRLDKGFIKILLRILSSLKAKIRGADDESISVDLTYSSFTVLSILIVIIIVRLAEGDIWSQLLSYLAF from the coding sequence ATGACAGTATTGGCTTATCTATCCGTCATAACTTCTCTGCTTGCACCTTTCCTAATAGGGAATGTGCTCGGAGTCGATTTTTTCGGGAAAGATAGTTCGATCGGTCTTGGGTTATCTCTCCAAGCGATATTAGGCAGCTTCATAGCCGTATATGTATACGGTTATGAAAAAGAAAGAAAGGCGTTAGTCATTTTTGGCTACGCCATTTTTTTCCTGAGCACAGGGATTTGTTACCTGGTAGGAAAAAGTCTATGGCTCATTCTCTTCTGGGAATTATCTACAATAAGCGCCTTTCTTCTTTATATTGGAGGCAAATGGAATGATGCCTCCATTCGAAGTTTTGTTGCGTTAGTCGCTGCGGGAGGGATCGGCGCCTTCTGTTTTACGTTCTGGATCTTTTCGAATGATCCAAGATCGGGGCTATTCTTCCTGATCTTGGGACTTCTGATCAAGTCCGCATTTTTTGGGGTCCATTTCTGGTTGCCGGAAGCTCACGCAGGAGCGCCTGCTCATGCTTCCGCAGCTTACTCAGGATTATTAGTCAATCTTCCTCTGGTATTATTTTCCAAATTCGCTCTTCCACTTTTACCTGGAACCTATTACGCAGCCGTGCTAATACCGTTAGCCGGAATCGGAGTACTCTGGGCTGGGATCACTGCATTATTCAGCAGAGAAGTTAAAAAATCCATCGCATATAGTACTGTGGAAAATATGAACTTTTTGTGGTTGAGCTTACTTCTCTCTGCTTATTGGCAAGCCAGTGAGCAGGAAAGTTTAAGAATGCTTAGCAAGGCATTTGCGGTCCTTTTCCTGATCTCTTTGGTTCACCACAGCATCAGCAAAACATTCCAATTCTTATTTTTCGGATACCTCACTAAATTATCCGGCAGATCCGGAGCGGATGAAAACACGGGGATAGGAAGGATCAGTGGAATTCCTACATTCCTAGCTGCAATCGGAACTATGAGTTTTCTTGCCATTCCCGGGACTACTGGTTTCTTATCAGAATCCACATTTATCAAATTATTATCCGCGGTTTTAGAAGTTGCGGATACTAGTGCGGCACTTGTTCTTCCTCTCCTAATTTTAGTCTGCACCGGTTTAGCAGTGGGGGCAGCCGCTCACTTAAAACTTTTCTTAGGACTTGTTCTTTCAAGACCGCGCACAAATTTTGAAGACCATGGAAAGAATACGACGATCAGCGTTTCCTTATTCTTAACCGGCGCCCTGGTATTGATCTCACCTTTGATCATTCTTAGCCTCACAAACTATTATGCGGTGAGAGTAGAATGGTTGGATTTTTCCTGGTTCAGAGGGATCGGGATCTTGAACGTAATCGGCCTAGTTATACTGTTAAGCGTAGGGTTGTTAGGACTCAGGCATAAGATCAAAGAGAGAAAACTGTGGGATTGTGGCGGCTTATTCGGCGGATCGGAAGTGGCGATCACGAGTTCGGCTCTTTCCGATCCGCTAGCCGCTCCGTTAGGTAGATATTTCGCCGACAAAGCGGGCAATTCCAGATTGGACAAAGGATTCATTAAAATTTTATTAAGAATACTCTCTTCTTTGAAAGCTAAGATCAGAGGTGCAGATGATGAATCCATCTCGGTGGACTTAACTTATTCTTCTTTCACTGTCTTATCAATTTTGATCGTAATCATCATCGTTCGTCTTGCGGAGGGAGACATATGGTCACAGCTACTTTCTTATTTGGCATTCTGA
- a CDS encoding alginate export family protein: MKPLQFIKIIYQIRSIRKISFILLFLAVGSQSVFSQGANKGTVTAEPAPTPTTATPQKTMAEEEDSYVSTMKSSGLTPDFTRSTFFEPELGKKVANRKKAWLNDWIRIGAYIRPRYEDRYNLAFDKSNKGYTSRAMQTSQVFFIIDPSPYFSAKVTFQDARVWGGETPASVGDVRANVFDGAGATTTSNPAAGSGTTIPSQTTLREAFIILKKLPLDAKVQVGRQILAYGDQRLLGGANWTMNGLSYDGARIMFDQDNYKIHFFGTKIAANQNGVNGVLSASAPITITDPVTKKSTVVNPGQPDQYIVGTYNSVTAKDWFTLDVYSIGLLTKKTAIAGAKSDLDLYNNSWAKQQSDLITTGFRITNRTANNNLPKDGFWGAWDWAFESAWQSGATGQRNVKDPLLDSYVQQNIAGLSGQSYGTQAQKYSGSMHILQTGYTFFEKLRAGFQYTYASGDNNRTDGSNGTFQTLTNPRFGVFPYWNNVSGLSENIDTKNLSSYNFNFSYKTDHYGTFYAAYIINNKVQTQDAWYAINGTANTGASTESNGVGQTTISVGGTGKNIYNEFDLTWMYVVNDYVSIWIGGGILTAGNAVKNQRNALYHYNLQPVGTESAGLHLNTGVATGANGTASQAHMFFFQVNAGF, translated from the coding sequence ATGAAACCACTTCAATTTATAAAGATAATCTACCAAATTCGATCGATTCGCAAAATAAGCTTTATTTTGTTGTTTTTGGCGGTCGGATCTCAAAGCGTATTCTCTCAAGGAGCCAATAAAGGCACCGTAACTGCGGAACCTGCTCCAACTCCAACAACTGCAACCCCTCAAAAAACTATGGCGGAGGAGGAAGACAGTTATGTTTCTACAATGAAATCCAGCGGTTTAACTCCTGATTTTACAAGAAGTACTTTTTTCGAGCCTGAGCTAGGCAAAAAAGTAGCAAACCGTAAAAAAGCATGGTTGAACGACTGGATCAGAATAGGCGCCTATATTCGCCCTAGATACGAGGACCGCTATAACCTAGCATTCGATAAATCGAATAAAGGTTATACCTCCAGAGCGATGCAGACCTCTCAGGTATTTTTCATCATCGATCCAAGTCCTTATTTCTCGGCAAAAGTTACATTCCAAGACGCGAGAGTTTGGGGAGGAGAAACCCCGGCAAGCGTAGGCGACGTTCGTGCGAACGTTTTTGATGGAGCGGGAGCAACTACAACTAGTAATCCTGCTGCGGGATCCGGGACCACTATTCCAAGCCAAACTACCCTCCGAGAAGCTTTTATTATTTTGAAAAAACTTCCTTTGGATGCTAAGGTTCAAGTAGGTAGACAAATTTTAGCCTATGGCGATCAGAGATTACTTGGTGGTGCCAACTGGACGATGAACGGTTTGTCTTACGATGGAGCGCGTATTATGTTCGATCAGGACAATTACAAAATCCATTTCTTCGGGACTAAGATTGCGGCCAACCAGAACGGAGTGAACGGAGTGCTTTCGGCAAGTGCACCTATTACTATCACTGATCCGGTTACTAAAAAATCAACTGTAGTGAATCCTGGGCAGCCTGATCAGTACATTGTAGGAACTTATAATTCCGTAACCGCAAAAGATTGGTTCACTTTGGACGTTTACTCCATCGGCCTTTTGACAAAAAAGACAGCGATTGCTGGGGCTAAATCGGATCTAGATCTTTATAATAACTCTTGGGCAAAACAGCAAAGTGACCTGATCACTACGGGATTCAGGATCACAAACAGGACTGCAAATAACAACCTTCCAAAAGACGGATTCTGGGGAGCTTGGGATTGGGCATTCGAAAGCGCTTGGCAGAGTGGCGCCACCGGACAAAGAAACGTAAAAGATCCTCTTTTAGATTCTTACGTTCAGCAGAATATTGCGGGATTGTCAGGACAAAGTTACGGCACCCAAGCCCAAAAATATTCAGGATCCATGCACATCTTGCAAACCGGTTATACTTTCTTTGAAAAGTTAAGAGCAGGTTTCCAATATACTTACGCATCCGGCGATAATAACCGTACGGATGGAAGTAACGGAACCTTCCAAACTCTTACGAACCCAAGATTCGGAGTGTTTCCTTATTGGAATAACGTCTCAGGTCTATCAGAAAATATTGATACTAAAAACTTAAGTTCTTATAACTTCAATTTTTCATATAAGACCGACCATTACGGAACATTCTATGCCGCTTATATCATCAATAACAAGGTCCAAACTCAGGATGCATGGTATGCGATCAATGGAACTGCAAACACTGGAGCTTCCACAGAAAGTAACGGTGTAGGACAAACCACCATCTCCGTAGGCGGAACTGGAAAGAATATTTACAACGAGTTCGACTTAACTTGGATGTACGTCGTAAATGATTACGTTTCTATCTGGATCGGAGGCGGTATCTTAACAGCAGGGAATGCTGTTAAAAATCAGAGAAACGCTCTCTATCACTACAATCTTCAACCTGTTGGAACTGAATCCGCAGGTCTTCATCTAAACACAGGAGTTGCAACAGGAGCGAACGGAACAGCCTCTCAGGCTCATATGTTCTTCTTCCAAGTAAACGCAGGCTTCTAA
- a CDS encoding sodium-dependent bicarbonate transport family permease, with amino-acid sequence MADSAIIQNILNPPVLFFFLGMGVIIFKSDLVIPEALSKFFSMYLLFAIGFKGGHELYKTPFSSEHALTLLACSVMATLVPIYAYYILKIKLEKHNAAALAGSFGSISAVTFVTAGAYLHNLNIEYGGFIVAGMALMESPAIVIAVILDRLSKNKANGGGSINWKALLHEALFGSSIYLLVGALIVGYLTGDSGWNAEKPFTEDLFKGILTFFLLDMGISAAKRFKELTHVGFFLIAAAIILMVINASVGLLLTKLIHMPEGDALMFVVLCASASYIAVPAAMKDMIPEANPSIYLTVALSIVFPINIILGIPLYHYLVKAIM; translated from the coding sequence ATGGCAGATTCGGCGATTATACAGAACATACTTAACCCACCAGTACTGTTCTTCTTTTTAGGAATGGGAGTCATCATCTTCAAATCGGATTTGGTGATCCCTGAGGCTCTTTCGAAATTCTTTTCGATGTATTTACTTTTCGCGATCGGATTCAAGGGAGGCCACGAGCTTTACAAGACACCTTTTAGTTCCGAACATGCATTGACTCTATTGGCATGTAGCGTAATGGCCACTTTGGTGCCGATCTACGCGTATTATATTCTTAAGATCAAATTAGAGAAGCATAACGCCGCCGCCTTGGCTGGATCTTTTGGATCGATCAGTGCGGTAACCTTCGTAACTGCAGGCGCTTATCTTCATAATTTAAACATCGAATACGGTGGTTTTATCGTAGCCGGTATGGCTCTTATGGAGTCTCCAGCGATCGTAATCGCGGTTATCCTGGACAGACTTTCCAAAAATAAAGCAAACGGCGGCGGATCTATCAACTGGAAAGCACTTCTTCACGAAGCGCTATTTGGATCTTCCATCTATCTTTTAGTAGGCGCTTTGATCGTAGGTTACCTGACTGGAGACAGCGGCTGGAACGCAGAGAAACCGTTTACCGAGGATTTATTCAAAGGAATCCTAACATTCTTCCTTTTAGATATGGGAATTTCTGCGGCAAAAAGATTCAAAGAACTTACCCACGTAGGATTCTTCCTGATCGCTGCTGCGATCATATTAATGGTGATCAATGCAAGCGTTGGCTTACTTCTTACTAAATTAATCCATATGCCGGAAGGTGATGCGCTGATGTTCGTAGTTCTTTGTGCTTCCGCTTCTTACATCGCTGTTCCTGCAGCAATGAAGGACATGATCCCGGAAGCAAATCCGAGTATTTATCTTACGGTGGCATTATCCATTGTATTCCCGATCAATATCATCCTCGGAATCCCATTGTATCACTACTTAGTTAAAGCTATCATGTAG
- a CDS encoding helix-turn-helix domain-containing protein codes for MKKSSYRVRNPFYSNVYFRFLILFCLGAIGVNFLSAAPTLPSADIIRLTPSSPVENISSKMEYRYRGYQFRHCKPETISSLYQLEWHHNAGNVLRLKRSQSGNWLRFKLSNDGKEQLHRTLVLFWLNVPDAELCSVDSKGNFEAGFAGYDLDPIWNDFISPLPHFNIRLEPKEERTFYLYVLSNEDINYPVRLLSEDDYMVIVRLRSVLFLSVGFVLLLAFVYNLYLYFKSRKALFLALPLHLISVGATLYFLHGKEFASIVGNENNLFRHNYFLFLGITHIAFFFYLAAWNKENSGVVYRSPFFWLVCFAGILYPLIPLYQFWYDHRILVLVLNYGCMLFYFGKTHISSIRNNTIYEMFFISVWGIFLLLDLYKTIFHFDFYPYNRMAVYGVLYYLPPLTVFVSLLSREILRKKEEEGSNRKTHLSSLDVKDFVTKIESLLEKEKIYLTKSLKEEHMAKELGINIHQLSELINTEFKTNFPSLINQYRVEEAKVLLNQFPDENTTEIGAKAGFSSRSAFYLEFKKLTGTNPNSYRKESSGKRT; via the coding sequence ATGAAAAAATCCAGTTACAGGGTCCGAAATCCTTTCTACTCTAATGTATATTTTCGATTTCTGATTCTATTCTGTTTAGGTGCCATTGGAGTAAATTTTTTAAGCGCAGCCCCCACTCTTCCCTCTGCGGATATCATTCGTTTAACCCCTTCTTCCCCTGTAGAGAACATCAGCTCAAAAATGGAATATAGGTACAGGGGATACCAGTTCCGCCATTGTAAGCCGGAAACAATTTCCTCTTTGTACCAGTTAGAATGGCATCATAATGCCGGTAATGTTTTACGTTTAAAAAGAAGCCAATCCGGAAATTGGCTTAGATTCAAGCTTTCCAATGATGGAAAGGAGCAACTTCATCGGACTCTGGTCTTATTTTGGTTGAATGTTCCGGATGCGGAACTTTGTTCTGTGGATTCCAAAGGAAATTTCGAGGCGGGTTTTGCTGGTTACGATCTGGATCCCATCTGGAACGATTTTATTTCTCCACTTCCTCACTTCAATATACGTTTGGAGCCTAAGGAAGAAAGAACCTTCTACCTTTATGTACTATCCAACGAGGATATCAACTATCCGGTTCGATTATTATCGGAAGATGATTATATGGTAATCGTAAGATTGCGATCGGTTTTGTTTTTAAGCGTAGGATTCGTACTTTTATTGGCGTTTGTTTATAATTTATATCTGTATTTCAAAAGTAGAAAGGCATTATTTTTGGCCTTGCCTTTGCATCTGATCTCAGTGGGCGCCACGCTATATTTTTTACATGGAAAGGAGTTTGCCTCCATTGTAGGAAATGAGAACAACCTATTCCGTCATAATTATTTCCTGTTTTTAGGGATCACTCATATAGCTTTCTTCTTCTATTTGGCAGCTTGGAATAAGGAAAATTCAGGTGTAGTCTATAGATCTCCGTTTTTCTGGTTGGTTTGTTTTGCAGGGATCTTGTATCCTCTTATCCCGCTTTACCAATTCTGGTACGATCATAGGATCTTAGTCTTAGTACTGAATTACGGATGTATGCTGTTCTATTTCGGAAAGACACATATTTCTTCCATACGCAACAACACTATCTACGAAATGTTCTTTATCTCAGTTTGGGGGATTTTCCTCCTTCTGGACCTATACAAAACGATTTTCCATTTCGATTTCTATCCTTATAACAGAATGGCAGTATATGGGGTATTGTATTATCTTCCCCCTTTGACCGTGTTCGTATCCTTATTATCCAGAGAGATATTGAGAAAAAAAGAAGAAGAAGGTTCCAACCGTAAAACGCATCTGTCTTCCTTGGATGTGAAAGATTTTGTGACAAAAATAGAATCTTTGTTGGAAAAAGAAAAAATCTATCTGACCAAGTCTCTGAAAGAAGAACATATGGCCAAAGAACTTGGGATCAATATCCATCAGCTTTCCGAGTTGATTAATACAGAATTTAAGACCAATTTCCCATCTTTGATCAATCAATATAGGGTAGAAGAAGCTAAGGTTCTATTGAACCAGTTCCCGGACGAGAACACAACCGAGATAGGTGCAAAGGCTGGATTTAGTTCCAGGTCGGCTTTCTATCTGGAATTCAAAAAGTTAACCGGAACTAATCCGAATTCTTATCGTAAAGAAAGTAGCGGTAAACGTACCTAA
- the ychF gene encoding redox-regulated ATPase YchF — MSLNCGIVGLPNVGKSTIFNALTKAGAEMQNYPFCTIEPNKGIVEVPDARLDRLVEIYKPQKKVPAIMEFVDIAGLVKGASQGEGLGNKFLSHVREVDAICHVVRAFEDENITHVHGKIDPVEDAQVVTMELIFADLESVEKQYQKISRNAKAGNKEAQEASALLDKIMAVLKEGKPARLADIKPEEQKLVKTFNLITSKPVLYVANITDKAAIAKENPIVESVKKMAQAEGAEVVTLCGKFEEEISGLSKEEQLEFLSEIGETSSGLDRMIQAAYKLLGLVTFFTAGEVEARAWTTGVGSTGPIAASVIHSDFEKGFVRAEVMKFEDLDRTGSPNKVKEEGKLRIEGKEYIVQDGDVIFFRVNA, encoded by the coding sequence ATGAGCTTGAATTGCGGGATCGTAGGACTTCCAAACGTAGGAAAATCAACCATATTTAACGCATTGACCAAGGCAGGTGCCGAAATGCAAAACTATCCGTTTTGTACGATCGAACCGAACAAAGGTATTGTAGAAGTTCCGGACGCAAGACTGGACAGGCTCGTAGAAATTTACAAACCCCAAAAGAAAGTTCCTGCAATCATGGAATTCGTGGATATCGCAGGACTTGTAAAAGGAGCGAGCCAAGGGGAAGGTCTTGGAAATAAATTTCTCTCTCATGTCCGTGAAGTGGATGCGATCTGTCATGTGGTCCGCGCATTCGAAGACGAAAATATCACTCACGTCCACGGCAAAATCGATCCGGTGGAAGACGCACAAGTAGTCACCATGGAACTCATTTTTGCGGATCTAGAATCCGTCGAGAAGCAGTACCAAAAAATTTCCAGAAACGCAAAAGCAGGAAATAAAGAAGCGCAAGAAGCTTCCGCACTTTTAGATAAGATCATGGCTGTTTTGAAAGAAGGAAAACCTGCAAGACTCGCTGATATCAAACCGGAAGAACAAAAATTAGTAAAAACATTCAACCTGATCACTTCTAAGCCGGTTCTTTACGTGGCAAATATTACGGATAAAGCCGCCATCGCTAAAGAAAATCCGATCGTGGAATCGGTAAAAAAAATGGCCCAAGCAGAAGGTGCGGAAGTCGTTACTCTCTGCGGAAAATTTGAAGAAGAAATTTCAGGTCTGAGTAAAGAAGAACAATTAGAATTCTTAAGCGAGATCGGAGAAACAAGCAGTGGATTAGACAGAATGATCCAAGCTGCTTATAAACTTCTGGGACTTGTGACATTTTTCACGGCTGGAGAAGTAGAAGCGAGAGCCTGGACCACAGGGGTGGGAAGCACTGGTCCGATCGCAGCATCCGTAATCCACTCAGATTTCGAAAAAGGGTTTGTTCGCGCAGAAGTAATGAAGTTCGAAGACCTTGATAGAACAGGAAGCCCGAACAAAGTAAAAGAAGAAGGCAAACTCAGGATAGAGGGAAAAGAATATATCGTTCAAGATGGAGACGTTATATTCTTTAGAGTAAACGCTTAG